From one Trifolium pratense cultivar HEN17-A07 linkage group LG1, ARS_RC_1.1, whole genome shotgun sequence genomic stretch:
- the LOC123905470 gene encoding BURP domain protein RD22-like — MEFHLFHIITFLMFVVVGTNATILPPQLYWKSILPNTPMPKAITNFLHSAGYWSGWVDPSKCINLLNYKHAASETQLHDKSNVAIFFLENALHYGKKLNMQFTKTTSNNNGSKFLPKEVADSIPFSSNKMENILHKFSIKKGSKESEIVKNTINECEEKGIKGEEKLCVTSLESMVDFATSKLGNNVEAISTEVEKESSELQKYVIAKGVKKLGDNNKVVVCHKENYPYAVFYCHKMDTTKFYSVPLEGVDGNRVKAVAVCHTDTSKWNPKHIALQVLKVEPGTVPVCHFLSQDDVVWFSK, encoded by the exons ATGGAGTTTCATCTCTTTCACATCATTACTTTTCTCATG TTTGTGGTAGTGGGAACAAATGCTACAATATTACCACCACAACTTTATTGGAAGTCCATCCTTCCCAACACTCCAATGCCAAAAGCCATCACTAATTTCCTACACTCTG CTGGATATTGGAGTGGTTGGGTGGATCCAAGCAAGTGTATTAATTTACTTAATTACAAGCATGCTGCAAGTGAGACTCAATTACATGATAAGTCAAATGTAGCAATCTTCTTCTTGGAAAATGCTTTGcattatggtaaaaaattgaACATGCAATTCACAAAAACAACTTCAAATAATAATGGATCAAAATTCTTGCCTAAAGAGGTTGCTGATTCAATACCTTTTTCATCAAACAAAATGGAAAACATCCTTCATAAATTCTCCATCAAGAAAGGATCAAAGGAATCTGAAATTGTGAAAAACACAATCAATGAATGTGAAGAAAAGGGTATTAAAGGAGAGGAAAAGCTTTGTGTTACATCATTAGAATCAATGGTTGATTTTGCTACTTCGAAACTCGGAAATAATGTTGAAGCTATTTCAACAGAAGTGGAAAAAGAAAGTAGTGAGTTGCAAAAATATGTAATAGCAAAAGGAGTTAAGAAATTGGGAGACAATAACAAAGTTGTAGTGTGTCACAAAGAGAATTATCCTTATGCAGTTTTTTACTGTCATAAAATGGATACAACTAAATTTTACTCTGTGCCTTTGGAAGGTGTTGATGGAAACAGAGTTAAAGCTGTTGCTGTTTGTCACACTGATACTTCAAAATGGAATCCTAAACATATTGCTCTTCAAGTGCTTAAAGTTGAACCTGGAACTGTTCCAGTTTGTCACTTCCTCTCACAGGATGATGTTGTTTGGTTTTCCAAGTGA